CTCGAACTCCTTATTTACTTGAGCAAATAGCTTCATCATTTCTAATCCTTCGGTTGTGACATGGGCTCCGCCTCCGCCAACAGATCCTCCGCGAAATGTTTCCACGATCTTTACTCCGATCTTTCTCTCAATCTTCTTTATGACACCCCACGCATAGCGATACGACATTCCGATTTTTTTAGCGGCTGCGGTGAGGCTCCCAGACTCATGAATCGCACTCAAAAGAGAATAGGCACCAGGACCTAAAACATAGACACCATCTTTTTCTAACCAAATCTTCCACTTGGGTTGTAAGGTCTGAGCAATTGAGATTTTATCATCCAATACGTTCACCTCTTTGATGGTGTCATACCTTCTATGGTCCTAGTGTCCCCAACGCATTCGTTCAGCCTTAGTTTCTTTTTTGAACGCCTTCTTCACTATCTTCCAGTGGTCTGCACAGAGATACGTCTTGCGTGCACGGGCGTCCTTTAGACGAAGGCCTTTTGCAGCAACACTCTCGCCAATTCGCGATGTGGCAAATGATCTCTTGGATGGTTTATCGCATCCAACTATACTGCATATTTTCTTTTCAGACTTTGACACCTTGGCCACTTCACAGAAACAATTTGGTGAAGTGATTTAACTATGACGGCTACATGTCACTCCTGTTGTCCTCTGGGAGTCAATAGTGGGCCATTGCGAAAGTCAAAGAGGCTCTCCTCCTGACCCTGGAACCGTAATCTCATTACACTTGACCTGTCAACCGTCCCGATTGCCACAGCAAAGAGACCATGTTGTCCGGCGGTTTCTGTGATCTCTCTCAGAGATGCGCTGTCAGCAGCAACAAGGAAGCCTAGTGCTATGAACATACGTAGCCAATCCTCGATTTCTATCTCTTGTGGCCGTGTCCGGTCTAGCGCATCTATGTCTATAGTCGCCCCCATCCCGGAATATTCGATCATCATACCTGCTGTGCCTATGACTCCAGCTGTTGAGATGTCCTTGGCCGCCGTGAGCAGGTGTCGTTGGGCCAGATCGTTCATCACGGACAGCCTGCGAACATTATCTTCGGCGCTTCTGTCTGTAACAGTGTCCCAGCCCATTTTGTAGTATTTTCCTCGGTGGCCTTGAACATCAAAGAGTAAGATCAGGATGTCATTCTCTAAGGCGCCACCCGCAGATAGCACATCGCTCTTTTTGACAGTCCCCGTGGCCGAACCTACAATATACGTTGAGCTTGCTGAGGGACTGGTATGCCCCCGTACAACGGGCACATTGAATGCATGTGAACCATCAATGACTCCCTGAAGCAGTTGTTCTCCGATCTTGTCCTCAGAGTAAGATAATGCCACAGCGAAAGAAGTCGGTGTTCCTCCAGCAGCATAGATGTCCATTATATTTGCCAAGACCGCATTAAATCCTGCCGCCCGGGGATGGGCCAGGCAGAACTCTTGCATGACTGAATCGGTGGTGAGCAGAACAAAGTCTCCGGAGTCTGTGCCAATTGTGGCCGAATCTTCTCCAAGAGAATGTGGCATACCTCCTTGATATGAGGACTCGCGTAGACGCCGTATTATCTCGGGTATGACATACTTACGGGTTATCCCCTCAAAGTTCTGAAGAAGATGAATGATCTCTCCAATGCGTGACACTTGAGACCACTCTTTCTGTTATGCGATCCTACGGTGGACCAAGAAAATTAATGGCAAAATCAGCCTGATTGAGAATGATCCCTATACCAAGGAATGAGAGCCCGATCATGAGAAAGATGAGCGCTCGCATTTCAGGTCGCATCTCGTCGAACACTTCATAGTCACCTTACAGGTTAGGTGGTTCGGGTCTCTCTTATAGAGATTGCGCAAGTCTCTCTCGTGGTTGAACTTTGCCTCTTCACGCCACAGATGTATTCATTGGTCTTTTCTGAACTGATTCAATAGTATCACCATCCGAGAACTTGGTCCCAGAGGTTTACTATTGGCTCTGGGGTGATGATGACCTGCATCTATCGCCCCTTGATTCGTATCTTCTTTGCGATTTCCTCCGGAATGTCATCTGGATCCACAAAATCATCGTCATCGACGGGAACACGTGGTCTTGGAGTCGGAGCGGACTTCTTGCATTTGCCATCAGCAGTCATCTTGAGCTCCTTACAGACTCCAAACTGGCACCAGGGGCCATCGCATTCATCATCGACCCATGTGCACCAGATGACTTTCTTTCCGCCCTTACGAATGATCTTTAGGGCCGAGGGCCGTCGATCACAACGGAAGCTCTTGCAGAGCGGAGTACAATCGGACAGTTTTGAAGTCATGACACTTCACCTTGTTGTTGTTCAAGTCTTTTCTGCGAATTTCACTATTTTTTCTAATAATTCGATTCCACCTAAGAGTACGTGAAGACTTCTCTCAGTCTGTGTTCGCTGTGTCTCATACTGAGCCGTAGAAATCTCCCCGATTTTGTGTTTTGCCTCAAGTCGGTTGATCTCGCGTTCAATCACACGCTGTTTTTTCCGCATTGCCTTAAGCCATGTATGTGCCAGCTTGATCTCACGTTTGACCTCTCGTTTGAGAGATTTGATTCTCTCAGATAATTCTCTCTGTTGTTCCCGATAGACTTGGGGGTCAACCGTTGAAGATATTTTTTCCAACTTTGCGAGTTTCGTCTTTTCGGAACGTAAGTTGCTTGCCAGATCTTGGAGTGGAACACTCAACCTGACACGTAATAATTCATTCTTCCGTGCCTTTGTACGTTCAAGAGCAAGCTTTAGTTCCTCGGCGCGTGCGGCGAGTACCTGTTTGTCCGCATGATCCAAAGACAAAGCCTGTCGAGTGGCACGAATCTTGTCGATCAACCTGTCAAGATCACTATTGAGAATGGTCAGTTCGGATTGGGTCAGAAGATAGGTCAGGACCAGATAGTCCATATCTTCCACAGTAACAGGAAG
This Candidatus Thorarchaeota archaeon DNA region includes the following protein-coding sequences:
- a CDS encoding LysR family transcriptional regulator; translation: MDDKISIAQTLQPKWKIWLEKDGVYVLGPGAYSLLSAIHESGSLTAAAKKIGMSYRYAWGVIKKIERKIGVKIVETFRGGSVGGGGAHVTTEGLEMMKLFAQVNKEFERAASKHG